DNA from Gammaproteobacteria bacterium:
ACCCTGAAAACAGCGGGAGAGAGGTGTTCGGTGCAGACCTATGAAGAAAACAAGCACCAAAACGGTAGTGATTCCCTCCAGCAACGCGAACGACGATAAAGAGTTAAATGACACTCCGAACAATTCCGGTTTGGGGATGCCGATAATGCCAAATGGTCCATTGGTAAACGACGTCCAGTTGTAGAGTATGGCAAAAACGATAATCTGCCATGCAAGGGTAGCCAGGACAAAGAACAAATCCCGCAAACGAACGGCAAACCATACTACCGGCAGGCAAGCAATGAGATTAAAAGCAATGGCACCCAACAGTGCAATTGGGAAAGAGGCGCCTGCCTGCGTTAACAGCAGAGCAGCTACGTATGCACCAAGGCCATAAAAAGCAGCTTGCGTCAGGGAGAGCAATCCGGAGTAACCGGCCAGCAGGTTCATGGCTAACGCAAGGATGAGATAAGTCTCACACATAATTAGTATGTGCAAAAGGTAATTCATTTTTCCTCTACCCGCATTTTGAATGAAACAATTCCTTCCGTACGCCACAGGATTACTGCAATGAGCAAAAGAAAAGTCAATCCTTCCTTCCATTGGGCGGAAATAAACCATTCCGTAGTAGTCTGAAGGAAAGCGATAAGCAGTGAAGCCAGAATGGTACCGCTTATAGAGCCTTGTCCACCAATGATCACAGCAACTGCAGCGCTTAAGGTGATGGCCATGCCCCGCTGCGGATCCATTCCGGTGTCATACAGTTGAAGGATAGCTGCTATCCCGGCCAACATACTCCCGAGAATCATCATCCATAGGCGGATCGCTTTCGTATTCACACCCAGGACAGAGGCTACCGTCTCTTCG
Protein-coding regions in this window:
- a CDS encoding branched-chain amino acid ABC transporter permease encodes the protein MNYLLHILIMCETYLILALAMNLLAGYSGLLSLTQAAFYGLGAYVAALLLTQAGASFPIALLGAIAFNLIACLPVVWFAVRLRDLFFVLATLAWQIIVFAILYNWTSFTNGPFGIIGIPKPELFGVSFNSLSSFALLEGITTVLVLVFFIGLHRTPLSRCFQGVRDDPLAMMSFGKNPAYFKTIAVVISSGVSAIAGVFFAAYFSFIDPTSFTLDESILILSIVLIGGLGTIKGSIAGALFYVLLPELLRFVDIPDAVAANLRMMIYATVLILVVMYRPHGFFGKFRFE